The Sandaracinus amylolyticus genomic interval CCACGCGCAGATCGATCCGATCGGCCTCGGCATGGAGGACTTCGACGCGATCGGCGCGCACCGCACGCTCGAGGCGGGGCGCGCGATCGACGCGACCGGAGACCTCGACGCGCTGGCGTTCGAGGGCGCGCGCGAGCTCGGCGAGCTGATGCGCCACGACGGTCGCGTGCCCGCGTGCGTGACGCGCCAGCTCTTCCGCCACGCGATCGGGCGGCTCGAAGAGGAGCGCGAGCGGCGCGCGATCGAGGAGCTGACCGAGCGCTTCGCGGAGAGCGGGTTCCGCTTCCGCGAGCTGCTCTTCGCGCTGGTCACGAGCGAGGCGTTCCGCACGGTGCGCACCACCGAGATCGAGGAGGAAGCGCGATGAGGCTCTCGCGACGCGCGATGCTCCGCGGTGCGCTCGGCGGCGCGGTGTGCACGATGGGCCTGCCGCTGCTCGACGCGATGCTCGACGGTCACGGCACCGCGCACGCCGACGGCACCGCGCTCCCGAAGCGCTTCGCGGTGTTCTTCTGGGCGAACGGGCTGCCGTGGCACGGCGCGCACGGCCACGGTCGGCCGGATCACTGGACGCCGAGCACGATCGGCGCGGGCTGGAGCGCGACGCCGCTGCTGAGCCCGCTCGCGGGCCTCGAGCCCTCGATCGACGTGATCACCGGGCTCGAGCCGCACACCGAGATCCCCAGCGATCCCCCGGGCCAGGGCGACGGCCACATGCGCGGCTGCGCGGTCGCGCTCACCAGCGATCGACCGCGCAGCGAGGGGTTCCATCACCCCGATCACGTCTTCGCGTTCCAGCGCGCGACGCTCGATCAGGTGATCGCCGCGCACCCCGACTTCGCGGGGCGCTCGATCCTCGGAACGCAGCCGCGCTTCCGCTCGATCGAGCTCGCCGTGAGCGGCGCGCGCTTCCACGACTACGGGCACTGGAACGCGATCTCGCACCGCGGGCCCGACATGCTGAACCTGCCGATGCGCTCGGCGCGCGAGCTCTTCGCGCACCTCTTCGGCGTGCCCGCGGACACGGCGGTGCTCGGCCGTCGCGCGAGCGTGCTCGACGTCGTCGCGGAGGACGCGCGGGCGCTGCGGCGCCGGCTCGGCGGGCGCGATCGCGAGCGCCTCGATGCGCACCTCGAGCACGTCGGCGAGATCCAGACGCGCCTGCGCGCGGGCGTCGCGGCGTGCACGACGCCCGCGATGCCGGGCGAGAGCGGCGGTGATCTGATCGCCGAGACCGAGGCCCAGACGCGCCTGCTCGCGCTCGCGATGTCGTGCGATCTCACGCGCGTCGCGTCGATGATGCTCACCTCGCCCGCGACCACGCACGTCTTCCGCGACGTCGGCGTCGCCGGCGGCATGCACCAGGTCGTGCACGACGGCGACTGGGACGCGGCGTATCGCGTCACCCAGCGCCAGATGCAGGCGTTGCGCGTGTTCCTCGACGTGCTCGCGTCGGTGCCCGATCACGACGGCGGGACGCTGCTCGACTCGATGGTCGTCTACGCGACGAGCGAGTACGGCGAGGGCACGACCCACAGCAACCGCGAGCACCCGGTGATCCTCGCGGGCGGCGCGCGCGGTGCGCTCGCGCGCGGCATCCACGCGCGCGAGCCGGGCGGCAACCTCGCGAAGGTCCACGTCACGATCCTGCGCGCGCTCGGGATCGAGACGCCGAGCTACGGGTTCCACGGCGCCGAGACGAGCGACGCGATCCCCGGCCTGCTCGTCTGAGCCGCGATCAGAGCCGGAACGGGTAGCTCACCGAGAACGTCGCGCGCTCGAAGCGATCGAAGCGCGCGTTCCGCACCGCGCGCGCGACGCACGAGCCGACGGGCGTGCCCGCGAATTGTCCGCTCACGTTCGCGCTCGTCACACGACCGCTCTCGCCCGCGACGACGATCGCGACGATCGCGGTGCCGTGCTCCCCCTGCGCGCACGCCGACACCGACGCCTCGATGCGCTCCATCGCCGCGACCACCGAGTCGCGCCCCGGCATCTCGGGCAGATCGACGTCGGGCGCGGGCGCGGGCGCCGCGATCTCGGGCGTGCTGCGCTCGACGCTCGCCTCGGACGCGCCCGACGAGGCGCGCACCACGGGCGCGTCGTCGCTCGCTGCGCGCGCGGTCGACGAGCGACGCGACCGCGACGACCGTGAGCGCGATGCACGACCCTCCTGCGCGGCGACGGGCGCGGGCGCCGCGGGCGCGACGACCGGCGCCGGCGCGGCGACGATCGGCGCAGGCGGCGGCTCGTCACGGACGGGCTCGGTCGCGGCGACCGGCACGGCGGGCGTCGGATCGCTCGGAGGACGACCGAGCATCGCGCCCGCGACGAGCGCGCCCGCGACGAGCGCACAGCCTCCGAGGATCGCGCCGCTCATGA includes:
- a CDS encoding DUF1552 domain-containing protein; protein product: MRLSRRAMLRGALGGAVCTMGLPLLDAMLDGHGTAHADGTALPKRFAVFFWANGLPWHGAHGHGRPDHWTPSTIGAGWSATPLLSPLAGLEPSIDVITGLEPHTEIPSDPPGQGDGHMRGCAVALTSDRPRSEGFHHPDHVFAFQRATLDQVIAAHPDFAGRSILGTQPRFRSIELAVSGARFHDYGHWNAISHRGPDMLNLPMRSARELFAHLFGVPADTAVLGRRASVLDVVAEDARALRRRLGGRDRERLDAHLEHVGEIQTRLRAGVAACTTPAMPGESGGDLIAETEAQTRLLALAMSCDLTRVASMMLTSPATTHVFRDVGVAGGMHQVVHDGDWDAAYRVTQRQMQALRVFLDVLASVPDHDGGTLLDSMVVYATSEYGEGTTHSNREHPVILAGGARGALARGIHAREPGGNLAKVHVTILRALGIETPSYGFHGAETSDAIPGLLV